From one Flavobacterium kingsejongi genomic stretch:
- a CDS encoding RNA polymerase sigma factor, which translates to MHRDSQRKVYELMAPRLYRTCKRYLKKEEEIEEAMADTFYTIFTKMDQLKEVLAFEAWARKIAVNQCLLSLKKNVNFNIYLEDMKSSSQPESATETFLEAEDLMLLLNRIPEGCKTIFNLFAIEGYSHKEIAGMIGISEGTSKSQLNAARTKLKELVQHLYYQKAK; encoded by the coding sequence ATGCACCGGGACTCTCAGAGGAAGGTGTATGAGCTTATGGCTCCCAGGTTGTACCGCACCTGCAAGCGGTACCTGAAAAAAGAGGAAGAGATCGAGGAAGCCATGGCCGATACCTTCTATACGATCTTTACCAAAATGGATCAGTTAAAAGAAGTCCTTGCCTTTGAAGCCTGGGCCCGTAAGATCGCGGTGAACCAGTGCCTGCTCAGCCTTAAGAAAAATGTCAATTTCAACATTTACCTCGAGGATATGAAATCCAGCTCCCAACCCGAAAGCGCCACAGAGACCTTTCTGGAAGCCGAAGATTTAATGCTGCTATTAAACCGCATCCCCGAAGGCTGTAAGACCATTTTTAACCTGTTTGCCATTGAAGGCTATTCCCATAAAGAAATTGCAGGTATGATTGGTATTTCCGAAGGAACATCAAAATCACAATTGAATGCCGCCCGAACGAAACTAAAAGAATTGGTGCAACATCTTTATTATCAAAAAGCGAAATAG
- a CDS encoding MATE family efflux transporter — MNLAQYKNEFSRNFQLAYPVILGMLGHTMISIVDNIMVGKLGTTELAAVSLGNSLIFIAMSVGIGFSTAITPIVAQADASDNKEEVRSAFHHGLFLCLALGIMLFLIVFVSKPLMYLMHQPEEVINMASPFINWVAFSLIPMVVFQGYKQFADGLSLTKYSMYAVIFSNVIHIFLNYMLIYGIWIFPKLGILGAALGTVISRLSMVAYMHYILSRNETLTMYFQDFSFNQIKKSMLKKITALGLPSSMQMFFEVALFTAAVWLSGSIGKTSQAANQIALSLASMTFMIAMGLSVTAMIRVGNQKGLKDYKYLQTVAKSIFVLALVVEIVFAGLFVLFHQQLPHLFLNMENITDLADNSEVIAIASKLLLVAALFQISDGIQVVVLGALRGLQDVKFPTIITFIAYWIVGFPISFYLGEYTDLKATGIWIGLLAGLSTAALFLCLRFNYLARKLIHNNGQ, encoded by the coding sequence GTGAATTTAGCACAATACAAGAACGAGTTTTCGAGGAATTTCCAGCTCGCCTATCCAGTTATATTGGGTATGTTAGGTCATACGATGATTTCTATCGTAGATAATATTATGGTTGGAAAACTGGGAACAACGGAATTGGCAGCAGTATCTTTGGGTAACAGCCTGATTTTTATTGCGATGTCAGTTGGTATTGGTTTTTCTACGGCTATTACTCCCATTGTAGCCCAGGCAGATGCGTCGGACAATAAAGAAGAAGTACGTTCAGCATTCCATCACGGGTTGTTTTTATGCCTCGCCTTGGGAATCATGTTATTTCTGATTGTGTTTGTATCGAAACCGCTGATGTACCTGATGCACCAGCCGGAAGAGGTAATTAATATGGCTTCCCCTTTTATCAACTGGGTTGCGTTTTCATTGATCCCAATGGTAGTTTTTCAGGGCTATAAACAATTTGCGGATGGCTTGTCCCTGACCAAATATTCAATGTATGCTGTTATATTTTCCAATGTAATCCATATTTTCCTGAATTATATGCTGATCTATGGGATTTGGATTTTTCCTAAATTGGGTATCTTAGGTGCTGCATTGGGTACTGTGATTTCAAGATTATCGATGGTGGCTTACATGCATTATATCCTGTCCCGAAATGAAACTCTTACGATGTATTTCCAGGATTTTAGCTTCAATCAGATCAAGAAGTCAATGTTGAAAAAAATTACAGCTTTAGGATTGCCGTCCTCTATGCAAATGTTTTTTGAAGTAGCTTTATTTACAGCTGCTGTTTGGCTTTCCGGTTCTATTGGAAAAACCAGCCAGGCAGCAAACCAGATTGCACTAAGCCTTGCTTCCATGACTTTTATGATTGCGATGGGTCTAAGTGTAACAGCGATGATCAGGGTAGGGAACCAAAAAGGGCTAAAAGATTATAAATACCTGCAGACAGTGGCCAAATCCATTTTTGTTTTGGCATTGGTAGTAGAAATTGTTTTTGCCGGCTTGTTTGTCCTTTTTCACCAGCAATTGCCACACTTGTTCCTGAATATGGAGAATATCACGGATTTGGCTGATAATTCAGAAGTTATTGCGATCGCCTCAAAACTGTTGTTGGTTGCTGCTTTATTTCAAATTTCGGATGGAATCCAGGTAGTGGTGCTTGGGGCATTGCGTGGATTGCAGGATGTAAAATTCCCCACCATTATTACTTTTATCGCCTACTGGATTGTGGGATTTCCAATATCTTTTTACCTTGGGGAATATACCGATCTAAAAGCAACCGGAATCTGGATTGGATTGTTAGCAGGGCTGAGTACTGCTGCGCTATTTTTGTGTCTTCGATTCAATTACCTGGCCCGAAAATTAATACATAACAACGGACAATAG
- a CDS encoding PPK2 family polyphosphate kinase, which produces MKTLTIENFLADKNIRLEKFPTHLDIEASEKKKQKALDKVTGKISEIQEKMYAYNKYSVLICLQGMDTAGKDSLIREVFKDFNPRGMVVSSFKTPNSAELEHDYLWRHYIALPERGKFAVFNRTHYENVLVTRVHPEYILKENLPTITKVEDIDKGFWESRFEQINNFEKHITANGTIILKFFLHLSKEEQRQRLIRRLEKEKHNWKFSPDDLKEREHWDEYQEYYEEAIAKTSTNYAPWYIVPADNKETARFIVADIIHQQLEKYTDIKNPELDDAIKDNITVYRRALEEEK; this is translated from the coding sequence ATGAAAACACTGACAATTGAAAATTTTCTGGCGGATAAAAACATACGACTGGAAAAGTTTCCTACACACCTTGATATTGAAGCGTCCGAAAAGAAAAAGCAAAAAGCACTGGATAAAGTAACTGGTAAAATCAGTGAAATCCAGGAGAAAATGTATGCGTATAATAAATACAGCGTACTGATTTGTCTTCAGGGTATGGATACTGCGGGTAAAGACAGCCTGATCCGTGAAGTTTTCAAGGATTTTAATCCTCGAGGGATGGTGGTCAGCAGTTTTAAAACACCGAATTCAGCAGAACTGGAACACGATTACCTTTGGCGGCATTACATTGCGCTTCCGGAAAGAGGGAAATTTGCAGTGTTCAACAGGACCCATTATGAAAACGTACTGGTGACCCGTGTACATCCGGAATATATATTGAAAGAGAACCTGCCAACGATTACCAAAGTAGAGGACATTGATAAAGGCTTTTGGGAATCCCGTTTTGAACAGATCAATAATTTTGAAAAACATATAACCGCGAATGGTACGATCATCTTAAAGTTCTTTTTGCACCTGAGCAAAGAAGAGCAGCGGCAGCGATTAATCCGTAGGCTTGAAAAGGAAAAACACAATTGGAAATTTTCCCCTGACGACTTGAAAGAACGCGAGCATTGGGATGAGTACCAAGAATATTACGAAGAAGCGATTGCTAAAACAAGTACCAATTATGCTCCGTGGTATATCGTTCCGGCTGATAATAAAGAAACCGCCCGTTTTATTGTTGCCGATATTATTCACCAGCAGTTAGAGAAATATACCGATATCAAAAATCCGGAATTGGATGACGCCATCAAGGATAACATTACAGTCTACCGAAGGGCGCTGGAAGAAGAAAAATAG
- a CDS encoding phospholipid scramblase-related protein: protein MNPILNKNLFLIKEHIGIFKAANNYDIYDPESNEMIMQTREDSLGFFTKMFRFTDYKRMTPFHIEIKNKAGEKIISVKRGITFFKSDVEILDERDRPIGLFKQQLFSIGSKFNIFDTQSRKICTLQGKWTGWDFKFMKENTELAHVSKKWAGIGKEFFTSADNYILKISDDVTPEDPVRQLILAAVMCIDMILKE from the coding sequence ATGAATCCAATTTTAAACAAAAACCTTTTCTTAATTAAGGAACATATCGGCATTTTCAAAGCGGCCAACAATTATGACATCTACGATCCCGAAAGCAATGAGATGATCATGCAGACGCGGGAAGATTCACTTGGTTTTTTTACCAAAATGTTCCGTTTTACCGATTACAAACGCATGACACCGTTTCATATTGAAATTAAAAATAAGGCGGGTGAAAAAATAATCAGTGTCAAAAGAGGCATTACCTTTTTTAAATCTGATGTGGAAATTTTGGATGAAAGAGACCGTCCTATCGGCCTTTTCAAACAACAGCTCTTCTCGATTGGTAGCAAGTTTAATATTTTTGATACTCAGAGCCGTAAAATCTGTACCTTACAGGGGAAATGGACCGGTTGGGATTTCAAATTCATGAAAGAAAACACCGAACTGGCGCATGTCAGTAAGAAGTGGGCCGGTATTGGAAAGGAATTTTTCACGTCTGCCGATAATTACATACTGAAAATCAGCGACGACGTTACACCCGAAGATCCGGTACGCCAATTGATCCTTGCAGCCGTAATGTGTATTGACATGATATTAAAAGAATAA
- a CDS encoding DUF6929 family protein, translating to MQQFYLDLLIRIIGIGSASGLFYKDNTVYVVSDNSAYLYEYHISEKTLEKSILIAPKSGEALENIPKKLKQDFESVCAYKGCLYVFGSASTASRQNAIVYDLKSKKVTSTYDLAPLHAKMQQVAGIKAADYNIEGSAYDGKNWYFLQRGNGGSGINGLFTVKGDLFSGQYTIHFTPFTLPKIQDVEASFTDVILVDQKLYFLATVENTNSTYNDGEILGSFVGSINRETMVIDFTQKITDNHKFEGISLYKKDKKSIEFLLCEDNDTDALQSDIYKLSIPVK from the coding sequence ATGCAGCAGTTTTACCTTGACCTGCTGATCCGGATCATTGGAATCGGATCTGCTTCGGGATTATTCTATAAAGACAATACGGTGTATGTCGTTTCAGACAACAGCGCCTACTTATATGAGTATCACATCTCCGAAAAGACATTGGAAAAATCAATCCTAATTGCTCCCAAATCCGGAGAAGCCCTTGAAAATATCCCTAAGAAACTCAAGCAGGATTTCGAATCCGTATGTGCTTATAAAGGATGCCTCTACGTATTTGGATCGGCCTCTACAGCAAGCAGGCAAAATGCAATAGTCTATGATTTGAAAAGCAAAAAAGTAACCAGCACATACGATCTCGCTCCCCTGCATGCTAAAATGCAACAGGTGGCTGGTATTAAAGCTGCCGACTATAATATCGAAGGAAGCGCCTATGATGGCAAAAACTGGTATTTCCTCCAACGCGGCAATGGCGGAAGCGGGATCAATGGTCTTTTTACCGTAAAAGGTGATCTTTTTTCAGGCCAGTACACGATTCACTTTACTCCCTTTACTCTACCCAAAATCCAAGACGTAGAAGCCAGCTTCACCGATGTTATCCTGGTAGATCAAAAACTTTATTTCCTGGCTACCGTTGAGAATACAAACTCCACCTATAATGACGGGGAGATCCTGGGAAGTTTTGTCGGGAGTATCAATCGGGAGACGATGGTTATTGATTTCACACAAAAGATTACCGATAACCATAAATTTGAAGGTATTTCCCTTTACAAAAAAGATAAAAAAAGTATCGAATTCCTCCTCTGTGAAGATAATGATACCGATGCACTCCAATCCGATATTTATAAACTTAGCATACCCGTTAAATGA